CGGAATTGGTACAGATAATCTGGACATCCGTTTTGCTTGTTTGATGAAATTCTGACCAAATGCTCTAAACTCAAATCTGGGTTTGGATATTTCCCCAACTTTCATTTTTTCTTTAGACATATTTATTCCTCAGTTTAGTTAATTATTTCGAATTTGCAGTTATAAGTAGATATACAAGTCTTATTTTAACCAGTATTGTTTTTTATTTCAACAGAATAGTTAAAAAATATACAACTGAATTGAAATTTAAACCATTAGTAATCTTGGTCGAATTTTGACTTTATTTATGAAAATGGTATTGAAAAAATATCAGAATGAGTGATGCAGCCAAACCAGGATAAAAAGGTTCAATCCCAAAGGGGTAATCCCCTAATAAATTGCCGACAATAAACCAAAATATCGAGAATAGAACTGGCACAAGCATTGACATAATAATATGATTTTTATTTAACTTAATTTTTGTAAATGTTAGTAAAAATGGCAGAAGAATACCCGGTACGGTTATAGAGCCAATCACATACCAAAGTTGCACTACAGATGGAATACTTAGAGCAAGAATAATTGCGATAAATCCGATGACAATTAAACTGCTTCTTGTGAACTCTAGGGCAGAATTATCTTTAGCTTTTTCTGAGGTATCTTGCGGTGGATTAATCCGCCATAGAATATCTCTACCGAACGTTACTGCGCTAATCAAGCCCAGCGAATCGATGGTGGACATAATGGTTGCCAGCAATCCCGTCAAAAAAATTCCAAATAAAAATGGCGGAAGGATTTTTGAAGCCAGCATGGGATAGACAAACATGGGTTCTGATGTTATAATTAGGGAGCGTGCGTACAGACCGGTGAACAATGTAAGCATATCAAAAATGAACCAAAATGCCACTGCAATTAGAATGCCATTTCTGGCAGTTTTTGAATTTTTAGCAGCGGAAGTTCTCTGATGAAATCCCGGGTCAATAAACGTCCATAGAGCAATAAAAAACCAAACTAAAATGTAAGTTATTCCCATGCCACCTTGTGGATTTAAATGTTTTGTAGGAATTGTTGAGAACATTTGGATCGGCGAACCCAATTCATGCCAAGCAAATAAAAGTAGAAACCCAAATCCAAAAAACATGAGCGCCATTTGAAGATAATCAGTGCGAACGACTGCGCCAAAACCGCCATACCAAATGTAAATCATGCTGATGGAAGCAGCTGAAATGAGTGCCCATTCAAATGGTATCCCAGAAAAATACTGCACCAAAATTCCTAGGCTCAGTATATAAGGTGCAGGACTTGCTAAAATCAGAATAAATACGGCACTAATAAGTCCTGCATTTCGTCCATAATGATGATGAAAATGATCCGGGATTGATAGGCGTTTTTCTGCATGAATTTTAGAGGATAAAAAAAGCGAGAATAATATGGCGAAAAAGTAATAAGGCAACCCAAAGATGAACCACGTTTGTACTCCATTCAAATACGTATTTTCACCAATTCCCAGGATTCCACCATACCACGTTGCAACCAAAGTTACTACAAAACCGGGCAAAGATAATCGCCTTCCGGCAAGAATGTATTCTTCGGGTGATTTGCGACTATTTTTACTCCGAAATACCCCCAATGTTATTAATGCAATAACATATGCCAAAATCACTACCCAGTCTAAAAGATGAAGTGTCCCTTTCATTCGGGGTGAGATCGGAAAACTAAAACCGGCTCAGATGATTTTACCTTAAAACTTTTACCTAGAGATTCGTTGCTGACTCCATGGGATTCATTCTGAATTGTTTTGTCGGATAATTCAAATGTTAGATTATAGGTTGAAATTGTTCCAGACCCAAATAGGGATACAATCTGTCCTTTAAAGGATGAAAAAGATTGAGCCCCTTTGTGACAGGTAATGGTAAAAAAATCAGTGACGATTGAGAGGTTAATTTTTGCGCTGAATGGTTGAATCAAATTGATATTCGCTAAACTATGATCCTCTCGTTTTCCCGTTGCTCCGACGATTGTTAATGCATCTATATGGTTAAGGTTGCACCAATCGAGAGCTTTATGCAGATCGGTTTTATCTTGATTCTGTACAGGAATCCACAATCCTTGGAAAGAGTCTGGGGTAAATTGTGTTGAATCTTGATCACCAATGATCACGTGTGGTTGATTCCCTGATCGTAAAATGATGTCTGCGCTACCATCGGTACAAATTAATGTACAAGCGTTATCAATAATACTTAACGGGATGGCGTGGGTTGGAAATGCACCATTCGCGAGAATGACAACCGGATGATTAAATGAATTTTTCATAGTCGTGTAGGGCTGGTAAGTTATGAGATTTCAGGAATGAAATCATAAAAAAGGATTTGCAGTATATTCAAGATATATTTTAAACTCGGAAACGAAATACACGAAATACGTTTCCAATGAATAGTCCCCAAGAACAGCAAGCAGAATATATCCTTGAACAAAGTTTTGAAGCTTTGACGCGAGATGGCGTACGTTCTTTTACCGTTGATTCTCTTTCTCGGAAATTGGGGATGAGTAAAAAAACAATTTATAAGTTTTTCCCAACAAAAGAAGATTTAGTGGATAAAAGCGTAGGGTTTTTTCTTGAATTAATTGAGAAGAAATTAAAACGACTTATTGCAACAGAACCAAATCCTGTCATCCAATTTGTAAAGGTAATGGAATTTATTATGGGACATGTATCCAATATATCCATTGAAAGGCTCGCTGATTTAAAAAGTCGGTTTCCACGTGTTTGGAAAAAAATGGAATCATTTCGATTGGCTCGAAGGGATGATTTTCATGAAATTTTATCGAAAGCCCAAAAACAAGGATTTGTAAGAGAAGATGTAGATATTCAGATCATATCGACATTATATATGAATATTATTAATTCAACATTTCAACCGGAATTTTTTCTTAAAAACAATTTGACACCATCTGACACCATTCACAATTTTTTGAAAATGGTAACCGGCGGACTTTTTACGGAAGATGGGATTAAATACACGAATGAATTATTTAATTGTGATAAAGAATAAAAAATGAATAGAAATCACCTTAAATATTCCGACCACCCTATTCGCAGATGGTTTATTATGCAAAGTATAGAACATTCTTGGCGGACAATTATATTATCATTAATTGCCACCATTATAATGGGATCGGGCATCCGATTTTTTACTATCGATGATGATATAATGAAAATTCTTCCCAAGAATATGGATTCCAGAATTGCTTGGGATGCTGTTCAGGAAGAATTTGGAAGTACCGATGTGATATTTATCGCATTTGGCAAGAAAGGAAAATCCATATTCAATCCAAAAGCTTTCGAAGCACTTTGGGATTTGATGGAGGGACTTGAAGCTTCAAATAGGGTGGAAGAAGTACTGTGTATTTCAAATTCCGTCCGAATGGATAATGTAGATGGATTTATGGAAGTGGGTGATCTTCAAATTGAGAGAAGTTTAACGGAAAATGATATTGAAAGTATTCAAAATTATCTGAGCAGGAATTCAACCATTAAAAAACGGTTTATTAGTGAAAATGAAGATTATTTTTTAATTCTAGCACAACCTTATAATAGCGAAGGTATGGATTCATTTAGAAATGAAGTTGTTAAAATTACGAATCCCATTTTGCAGGATTTTGAAATTCATTATGGTGGACAAGCCTACATTACAGGAACCATGCCAACATTGATTCGTGAAGATGTTGAAAGCCTAATGAAGGCAGGCATTTTAATTATGGTTTTTATTCTTCTATTAAATTTGCGAAGTGTTCCCGGTGTTGCCATGGTATTGATGGTAATAGGTTTATCCCTTTTGTCTATGATGGGTTTTATGGGTTGGATTTTTAAAATGACAGGATCAGAAAGATTTTTGTTTACCATGGCGAATACATCGATGCCTATTATTTTACTAACGATCGCTAATTCAGATGGTGTTCATGTTATTACGAAATTTTTTAAGGAATTAAGACAGAAAAAAGAAGTTAGGTCCTCTATCGCTTCAACAATGGATTCTTTATTGATCCCGATATTTCTCACTAGCATAACAACCATTGCAGCATTTTTGACGATGATTTCATCTCCTTTAGAACCTATGATTGGTTATGGTATTTCTATAGGATGTGGAATTTTGTGGGCGTGGTTTTTAAGCTCTTTGATGTTGCCGGCCGTTATAAGTCTTAAGCGCTGGAATGTGGATTCAAACGCAATCGCAAAACCAAGCGTATTTGAAAAAATCATTGATAAATTGGGAAAAATTGTATTGACTCACCCCAAATATGTTTTTTCTGTTGGAGCTTTTTTTGTTCTAATTGGTTTGATGGGATTATTGAAAGTGACTGTTGATGCGAATATCTCTAACTTTTTTAAACCCGGGACAGAAATTCGAAATAGTCTTGATTTTATGGATAACGAAATGAGCGGTACTGTGGATATTCGCGTTAGACTTGAAGGCGATATGAAGGAACCCGAGATCTTATCTCACATGATTCACGTTCAGGATTATATGAAAAGTCATCCAAAAATACTTACGAGTTACTCAATAGCAAATGTGGTGGAACAGATGCATCGGACGGTCATGGATGACAACCCGGAATATGAAACTATCCCGGATACACGCGATAAAGTGAATAATTTATTCACGTTGTATTCCATGTCCGGAGATATTGATGATTTCTCAGGTATGGTGGACTATGATTATGAAGTAGGATTAATTACTTCTATGAGTAAGGTAATGTCCACGGATGAAATTTTTTCCTTCGTCACAGAATTAAGTCAATTTATTGACCAAAAATTCGGTCCGAACATTGAAACGACAGTCACAGGGATGATTGTAGTTTTTCGAGATTTAGTCATTTTAGTGGTAAAATCATCACTTTTTAGTATCATTTTCTCTTTGTTAGTGATCGGCGTAATTGCAGGGTATTTTTTCAAGCGTGGATTGTGGGGACTATTAGCTGTAATTCCTTTAACATCTGCAGTTATAATCAATTTTGGATTTATGGGGTATTTTGGAGTTGAGTTATCACATATTACTGCAATTTTATCATCTATAATTATTGGTGTCGGAGTGGATTTTGCTATTCATTATATTGCGCAATTTCGTCGATTATCACGTACCATAGACGAGTCTAAATTAAGCCGTGAAGTGGTTGACGATGTGGGTTATCCCATCCTTTTGGATGCAGGATCAAATATGGGCTTTGGCGCATTATTATTTTCCGCATTTTTACCAATTCAATATATCGGTGGACTCATGGTATTTGCTATGGTATCCACATCGCTGGGAACGCTCACTGTTTTATCTGCGCTGGCAGAAATATTAAAGAATAAATTGATAGAAAAAGGACACTGACATGAAAAGAATAATAATATTTGCATTTGCATCAATATTGTTTGGACAAACCGGAATAGATATTGCAAAAATGTTAGAGGATAAACCGACTCC
This region of Candidatus Neomarinimicrobiota bacterium genomic DNA includes:
- a CDS encoding MMPL family transporter yields the protein MNRNHLKYSDHPIRRWFIMQSIEHSWRTIILSLIATIIMGSGIRFFTIDDDIMKILPKNMDSRIAWDAVQEEFGSTDVIFIAFGKKGKSIFNPKAFEALWDLMEGLEASNRVEEVLCISNSVRMDNVDGFMEVGDLQIERSLTENDIESIQNYLSRNSTIKKRFISENEDYFLILAQPYNSEGMDSFRNEVVKITNPILQDFEIHYGGQAYITGTMPTLIREDVESLMKAGILIMVFILLLNLRSVPGVAMVLMVIGLSLLSMMGFMGWIFKMTGSERFLFTMANTSMPIILLTIANSDGVHVITKFFKELRQKKEVRSSIASTMDSLLIPIFLTSITTIAAFLTMISSPLEPMIGYGISIGCGILWAWFLSSLMLPAVISLKRWNVDSNAIAKPSVFEKIIDKLGKIVLTHPKYVFSVGAFFVLIGLMGLLKVTVDANISNFFKPGTEIRNSLDFMDNEMSGTVDIRVRLEGDMKEPEILSHMIHVQDYMKSHPKILTSYSIANVVEQMHRTVMDDNPEYETIPDTRDKVNNLFTLYSMSGDIDDFSGMVDYDYEVGLITSMSKVMSTDEIFSFVTELSQFIDQKFGPNIETTVTGMIVVFRDLVILVVKSSLFSIIFSLLVIGVIAGYFFKRGLWGLLAVIPLTSAVIINFGFMGYFGVELSHITAILSSIIIGVGVDFAIHYIAQFRRLSRTIDESKLSREVVDDVGYPILLDAGSNMGFGALLFSAFLPIQYIGGLMVFAMVSTSLGTLTVLSALAEILKNKLIEKGH
- a CDS encoding TetR/AcrR family transcriptional regulator translates to MNSPQEQQAEYILEQSFEALTRDGVRSFTVDSLSRKLGMSKKTIYKFFPTKEDLVDKSVGFFLELIEKKLKRLIATEPNPVIQFVKVMEFIMGHVSNISIERLADLKSRFPRVWKKMESFRLARRDDFHEILSKAQKQGFVREDVDIQIISTLYMNIINSTFQPEFFLKNNLTPSDTIHNFLKMVTGGLFTEDGIKYTNELFNCDKE
- a CDS encoding thiamine diphosphokinase, with the protein product MKNSFNHPVVILANGAFPTHAIPLSIIDNACTLICTDGSADIILRSGNQPHVIIGDQDSTQFTPDSFQGLWIPVQNQDKTDLHKALDWCNLNHIDALTIVGATGKREDHSLANINLIQPFSAKINLSIVTDFFTITCHKGAQSFSSFKGQIVSLFGSGTISTYNLTFELSDKTIQNESHGVSNESLGKSFKVKSSEPVLVFRSHPE
- a CDS encoding sodium:solute symporter family protein, whose product is MKGTLHLLDWVVILAYVIALITLGVFRSKNSRKSPEEYILAGRRLSLPGFVVTLVATWYGGILGIGENTYLNGVQTWFIFGLPYYFFAILFSLFLSSKIHAEKRLSIPDHFHHHYGRNAGLISAVFILILASPAPYILSLGILVQYFSGIPFEWALISAASISMIYIWYGGFGAVVRTDYLQMALMFFGFGFLLLFAWHELGSPIQMFSTIPTKHLNPQGGMGITYILVWFFIALWTFIDPGFHQRTSAAKNSKTARNGILIAVAFWFIFDMLTLFTGLYARSLIITSEPMFVYPMLASKILPPFLFGIFLTGLLATIMSTIDSLGLISAVTFGRDILWRINPPQDTSEKAKDNSALEFTRSSLIVIGFIAIILALSIPSVVQLWYVIGSITVPGILLPFLLTFTKIKLNKNHIIMSMLVPVLFSIFWFIVGNLLGDYPFGIEPFYPGLAASLILIFFQYHFHK